The genome window GTTTAACCCTTGTTTCAACACAACCCGATGAGGGACCGGGCGGCCTTTCTCCAATTCAATTTCCTGTAGTTATTGCTGCAAATGTAAATTTGAAAAACTTAGCATTAAATCAAAAAGTAATTTTTTCATCTATTGATGTAGCAAATATTTTTTTCCAAACTCATAATACTTGGAAAGGAATTCAAATAAAAATAAAAAACCCCTTAGATGCTGATGATTTTTCAATAAATCTAAATAAAAAATTAAACCCTTTAGGACTACAAGCCATTCCATGGACTGAATCAAATAGTGCTTTTTTAAAGGTTCTAACCTTAGAAAAGTGGGGAATGAGTTTTGTAATGAGTATGATAATTTTAGTGGGTTGCTTTAGTATTTCTATTTCATTATTACTTTCAGTGCGAAGAAAATCCAGTGAATTTGCAATTCTTAGAAGTATGGGTTTTGAGCAATTAGATCTAAGCCGGCTTTTATTGTGGCAGGGATTTATTATTGGTCTTGCTGGTGTTGTAATAGGACTCATTTTAGGTGGATTATGCTTGTATTTTATTCATAATTATCAAATACCTTTTATAACTCATTCTTATTCATCTAAGCCGTTACCTATCTTAGTAAATTATTTTGATCTCATTATTATCTCTCTGGGAAGTGTTTTTTTAGCAATGTTAGCCGCTGTTTGGCCTGCAATTGAAGTAAAAAATTTGGATATTATTGAAATATTATCAGTTAGAAATTAAATTGGAGAAAATGTGCTAGCAGTAGAAGTAAAACAATTAAAAAAAGTATATCAATTTGGTGAACAAGAAATAAATGCATTAAATGGAATTAATTTTGCAGTAAAAAAAGGGGAAATTGTTGCTGTAACCGGAGAAAGCGGTTCTGGTAAAAGCACTCTTTTGCATATATTAGGAACTCTAGATTCACCTTCTAGCGGTGAAATTTTCGTAGACTACAAAAATCCTTTTAGCAAAAATGATAAGCTTGTTAGTTCGTTTAGAAATTTACACATAGGATTTATTTTTCAACATAATAATCTATTGCCTGAGTTTAATGCCCTAGAAAATGTTATGATGCCAGGCCTTATTGCTGGGAAGAAAAATAAAATAGTAAAAGAAAAAGCTGAAAATTTATTAGAAACAGTTGGTTTAACAAAAAGGTTAAAACATTATCCAGGCCAACTTAGTGGTGGAGAACAACAAAGAGTTGCCATAGCTAGAGCTTTAATAAATGATCCTGTACTTGTTTTAGCTGACGAACCCTCAGGGAATCTAGATTCAAAAAATGCCTATTTAATTCATGATTTATTCAAAGAAATCAATAAAAAATATCAATCAACAATCTTAGTAGTGACCCACAATAATGAATTTGCTGATTCATTACCAAGAAGAATCAGGCTTAGAGACGGGATTGTCCTTTCAGATGATAAAAGTCAAATCTAAAATTTATTACAAATCGTCCCATGGGAACAGATATTTGCCAAAATCCCTCAAATGGTGAATAGTGCAAATTTGTTGATAACTTTTTCAGCTATGCTTATGTGAGTAATTCCAAAATGCCAGGTTTCAAAATACACTTTTCAAAGAATAAAGCAGTTTACAGCTTATTTAGCGTGGCTAGTCTTCTTGCCATGAATTCTCATGCACAACCATCAGCTCCCTTTTCAGCGCAATGGAGTCAAACGGTTACTAAAATAGTCATTCAAGGAAATAAAACAGTAACAAATGAAGCAATATTAAATTTAATGACTATAAAAGTAGGAACAAAATTATCACCAACAATTGTTTCTACTGATATAAAAAATATTTTTGGCAGTAGCTATTTCCAAGATGTAAAATTTGATAAAGGAACAAACAACGAATTAATAGTATCTGTCGTTGAAAAGCCTACTGTAAATGATATTATTTATGAAGGTTTTGATGTAGTTTCTGCTTCCTCATTAAAAGAAAAAATTCTTACAAAAAAATATACTATTGTTGATGAAAAAAAATTATCTCAAGATCTGCGCAGTATTGAACAAGCTTATACCGAAAAAGGTTACTATTTATCTAAACCCACTTACAGTCTTGAACTTACAGAACAAGGATCTGTAAACGTTGTTTTTCAAGTAAAAGAAAATAGACCTATTCAAGTCAGAAAAGTTGATATCTTAGGTAATGAATACTTTAATGATTCTGAACTCCAAGGTTTTATGGCAACAAGACCATACTCTTGGCTATCAATAATAACTGGCGCTGGACTTTATAAAGATGAATTTATTGCTGCTGATCAACAAAACTTAACATATTATTATAGAGATAATGGTTATGCAGAAGCAACGGTTGCTTCTCCAATATCAAAATTAGACAGAAATAAAAAAGATATAGCTGTTTCTTTTTTTATAGAAGAAGGTGAACGTTTTAATATAGGTAAAATCTCTATTACAGGAGATTTAATTTTAACCGAAGAAGAAATCAAAGAACAATTATCTTTAAAAGAAGGTAAAATATACCGGATATCAAAGTTTAATTATGACATGAAAAATCTTAAAGTAATTTATGGTGACAAAGGCTACGCATTTGCCTACGTTTATCCTACTTTTAATATTGATCGTGTAAAAAGAATTTATGACATTACATACAATATTACAAAGGGCGAAAAAGCTTATTTCAGAAAATTTAATGTTGAAGGAAATGTAAAGACACGAGATAACGTCATTAGAAGAGCCTTGAAGGTAACAGAAGGTGAGTTATTTGGCTCGACAAAATTAGAAAAAAGTAAACAAAATATAGAACGACTTGGTTTTTTTGAAACCGTTCAAATAGTCCAAGAGCCTGATGAACAAAATCACGCAATGGATTTGAAAATAATAATTAAAGAAAAACCTACTGGTAAAATTTCTGCTTCTCTTGGCGCTTCCCCTGATATGTCAGGTTCTGGAATCTCTTTTTTCGGCCAGCTACAATATCAAGAGCCAAACCTTCTTGGAAAAGCGTATAATATTGGGGTTAATGGACAAATTAGTCCCAACCAACAAGATAACAGCCAATTTAATTACGCCATCGGTTTGAACTTCGGAAATCCTAGTATTTATGACAGTCCTTGGAGTTACAGTATAGGCGGAAATTACTCCCATAATGTTTCTTCGTTAACTTCAAGTTCAGCAATTAATAAAATCTATATAACCCAAAATGTTGTATCTGGAACTTTAACTGTTGGGCGAGAAGTAATTGAAAATTTACGATTTAACCTTGGTTATTCTTTAGCTAACACCACCACAGATCCTACTTCTCCTCTAACAGGAAAGTTCAACGCATCAGGCTCAACTGAAAAAATAATTCAAAACCTGACTTATGACGCAACTGATAACTACCTTAACCCCACATCAGGAATTTTTCTTTCTGGAACGAATGCTATTGCATTCAAAGGGTACTTTGGTCAGTATTCTTTTGGCTCAAGTTCAGCCCTATTTTCAGGCTATATTCCTGTAAATTTCTCGGATAATTTCAAAACAAATTTTAGACTAGCTTTTCAACCACGTTTTGTTTATCAAATTTACGAGGACGAGCCAGTTCCATTATGGGAAAGATTAAAACTGGGTAACGCATATTATATGAAAGGGTACTCAAATGCAGGAGAAACTTTATCTCCTACAGAATCAGTAACTCTTTCAAATTTAACAGGACAAACAGTCAATTTAGACTCTGGTGGTAACAGAAGCTTTTACTCAACAGTCGAATACTTTGTACCAGTTATACCGCAAGCAGGGTTACGATTTGTCGCTTTTGCAGAAGCGGGCACAGTATTAGATGATTACGATAGTTTCTCTTCTGATAATATAAAGTATGATGTGGGATTTGGTTTTCGCTGGACAACACCTATCGCTCCTTTCAGATTTGAATGGGCATTTCCAGTAGAAAAAAATGGAAAATTAGGTCAAGCACACTTTATTTTCTCAATTGGGTCTGACAGCTTTAATAATATGTAATAATATGTTTCAAGAAAAAATGGAGGATTTTAAAAATGGTCATAAATTTTAAAAATATATTAGCTTTAGTAACTACGACTCTTTTAATGCAAAGTCTTTCTTCTCAGGCTTCGATGGCCAATGAATCCAAGACTACTTCAGCTTCTTCGGTTGGTAAATTAAAAATTTGTGTCGTCAATGTTCAAGCCGCAATATTAAAAACGAATGAAGGCGAAGCTGCTAGACAAAAAATCCAAGTTGATATCGACAAAGATCGTGAAGCTTTAAGAGTTAAACAAAACGAATTAAAGGGGCTTGAAGAAAAGTATAAAGCTCAAGAAGCCGTACTTGGCGCTGAAGATAAAGATAAACTTCAAAAACAATTCCAAGGAAAACTTCAAGAATTGCAAAAAGCGCAAATGAATTTTGAACAAAATGCAAGACAAAAAGAAATTGCAGCAACTCAAGAAATCTATCAAAAATTAATCAATATAGTAAGAGAAACTCGAAAAGCTGAAAACTGTACAGTTGCTTTCGACAGTGGTGCCGGAGTCCTATTAGATGCTGATGAAGTAAAAGACATCACTCAAAAAACTATAGAAAAATACAATGCAATGCACAAACCTAAAGATCTTAAAGATAAAAAAGAGGCTAAAAAATGAGTTTTCTTTCTATTGAAGAAATTATAGAAAAAACAAATTGTGAAGTAAATCCTTTCCAAAAAGAACAAAAATTTGTTGGAGTAGCACCTCTAAATTTAGCAACTCCTGATCACATTTCTTTTTTGATCAACGAAAAATATTTTGATGATGCTTTAACGACTAAAGCAGGAGCAATTATTTGCTCTAAAAAAGACGC of Pigmentibacter sp. JX0631 contains these proteins:
- the bamA gene encoding outer membrane protein assembly factor BamA, which translates into the protein MASLLAMNSHAQPSAPFSAQWSQTVTKIVIQGNKTVTNEAILNLMTIKVGTKLSPTIVSTDIKNIFGSSYFQDVKFDKGTNNELIVSVVEKPTVNDIIYEGFDVVSASSLKEKILTKKYTIVDEKKLSQDLRSIEQAYTEKGYYLSKPTYSLELTEQGSVNVVFQVKENRPIQVRKVDILGNEYFNDSELQGFMATRPYSWLSIITGAGLYKDEFIAADQQNLTYYYRDNGYAEATVASPISKLDRNKKDIAVSFFIEEGERFNIGKISITGDLILTEEEIKEQLSLKEGKIYRISKFNYDMKNLKVIYGDKGYAFAYVYPTFNIDRVKRIYDITYNITKGEKAYFRKFNVEGNVKTRDNVIRRALKVTEGELFGSTKLEKSKQNIERLGFFETVQIVQEPDEQNHAMDLKIIIKEKPTGKISASLGASPDMSGSGISFFGQLQYQEPNLLGKAYNIGVNGQISPNQQDNSQFNYAIGLNFGNPSIYDSPWSYSIGGNYSHNVSSLTSSSAINKIYITQNVVSGTLTVGREVIENLRFNLGYSLANTTTDPTSPLTGKFNASGSTEKIIQNLTYDATDNYLNPTSGIFLSGTNAIAFKGYFGQYSFGSSSALFSGYIPVNFSDNFKTNFRLAFQPRFVYQIYEDEPVPLWERLKLGNAYYMKGYSNAGETLSPTESVTLSNLTGQTVNLDSGGNRSFYSTVEYFVPVIPQAGLRFVAFAEAGTVLDDYDSFSSDNIKYDVGFGFRWTTPIAPFRFEWAFPVEKNGKLGQAHFIFSIGSDSFNNM
- a CDS encoding ABC transporter ATP-binding protein, which codes for MLAVEVKQLKKVYQFGEQEINALNGINFAVKKGEIVAVTGESGSGKSTLLHILGTLDSPSSGEIFVDYKNPFSKNDKLVSSFRNLHIGFIFQHNNLLPEFNALENVMMPGLIAGKKNKIVKEKAENLLETVGLTKRLKHYPGQLSGGEQQRVAIARALINDPVLVLADEPSGNLDSKNAYLIHDLFKEINKKYQSTILVVTHNNEFADSLPRRIRLRDGIVLSDDKSQI
- a CDS encoding FtsX-like permease family protein, which translates into the protein MQTKAKAIRFLLYRYLFSSWASRTRKNASSIGVLLPVTGVAIGVFAFTVVLSVMGGFVKDIKNNLFNLNAHIEIIAKNKNDLIPIDPLLLSKIESFSSDILSTAPYQSGDVILQAGNKGQMARLEGISPEKAPLTLGIEKYLSKNSSLDILNKKLKAQNIYKSADFPTIILSYDLMNQLGLNVGDSLTLVSTQPDEGPGGLSPIQFPVVIAANVNLKNLALNQKVIFSSIDVANIFFQTHNTWKGIQIKIKNPLDADDFSINLNKKLNPLGLQAIPWTESNSAFLKVLTLEKWGMSFVMSMIILVGCFSISISLLLSVRRKSSEFAILRSMGFEQLDLSRLLLWQGFIIGLAGVVIGLILGGLCLYFIHNYQIPFITHSYSSKPLPILVNYFDLIIISLGSVFLAMLAAVWPAIEVKNLDIIEILSVRN
- a CDS encoding OmpH family outer membrane protein produces the protein MVINFKNILALVTTTLLMQSLSSQASMANESKTTSASSVGKLKICVVNVQAAILKTNEGEAARQKIQVDIDKDREALRVKQNELKGLEEKYKAQEAVLGAEDKDKLQKQFQGKLQELQKAQMNFEQNARQKEIAATQEIYQKLINIVRETRKAENCTVAFDSGAGVLLDADEVKDITQKTIEKYNAMHKPKDLKDKKEAKK